One part of the Pandoraea faecigallinarum genome encodes these proteins:
- a CDS encoding glycosyltransferase family 9 protein, which translates to MSYWRAARRILCVRLDNMGDVLMTTPAMRALRQSGSGRHLTLLTSSAAAKLAPYLNMVDDVWAYDAPWVKHPVVASADADLAIVDKLRAARFDAAVIFTVYSQSPLPAAMMCRLAGIPLRLAHCRENPYALLTDRIVETEPHSGTRHEVVRQLALVQSVGAIASDERLGFAVQRQDRRAIAELLASVGNGHASGRWLVIHPGASAPSRRWPVERFAEAGAQLARDFDGVAVTGGQDEHALVATVCARIGKKALPLAGALSLGRLAALIERADLLVANNTGPVHIAAAVGTPVVDLYALTNPQHRPWQVPHRVLNVDVPCRNCYRSECAVPGHPCLSGVSPDAVVAAARHLLPSPVPHEVSPVALLRAPQSIPQPSPQASPRKTASTGREASNVRPIHSRSR; encoded by the coding sequence ATGAGCTACTGGCGTGCGGCACGGCGCATTCTGTGCGTGCGGCTCGACAACATGGGCGACGTGTTGATGACGACGCCTGCGATGCGAGCGCTCAGGCAATCCGGCAGCGGGCGTCATCTCACACTGCTCACGTCGTCGGCGGCGGCAAAACTCGCGCCGTATCTGAACATGGTCGATGACGTCTGGGCCTACGACGCGCCCTGGGTCAAGCATCCCGTCGTTGCATCGGCGGACGCGGACCTCGCCATCGTCGACAAGCTTCGCGCGGCGCGTTTCGATGCCGCCGTGATCTTCACCGTCTATTCGCAGAGTCCGCTGCCCGCCGCGATGATGTGCCGTCTGGCAGGTATCCCGCTGCGCCTGGCGCATTGCCGCGAGAATCCGTACGCGCTGCTCACCGACCGCATTGTCGAGACGGAACCGCATTCGGGCACGCGCCATGAAGTCGTTCGCCAGTTGGCACTCGTACAGTCGGTGGGCGCGATTGCCTCCGACGAGCGACTCGGCTTCGCCGTGCAGCGTCAGGACCGGCGCGCCATCGCGGAATTGCTGGCCTCGGTCGGCAATGGGCACGCCTCGGGACGCTGGCTGGTGATTCATCCAGGCGCGAGCGCGCCGTCGCGTCGATGGCCTGTTGAGCGGTTTGCCGAAGCCGGCGCGCAACTCGCGCGGGACTTCGACGGCGTTGCCGTCACCGGAGGGCAGGACGAGCATGCGCTGGTCGCGACCGTGTGCGCGCGGATCGGCAAGAAGGCGCTCCCGCTTGCGGGGGCGCTGTCGCTGGGCAGGCTTGCCGCGTTGATCGAGCGCGCGGATCTGCTCGTCGCGAACAATACCGGGCCGGTGCATATCGCGGCGGCCGTGGGGACTCCGGTGGTGGATCTCTATGCGCTCACGAACCCCCAACATCGCCCGTGGCAGGTGCCGCATCGCGTGCTCAACGTCGACGTGCCATGCCGGAACTGTTATCGCAGCGAATGCGCCGTGCCGGGGCATCCCTGTCTGAGCGGCGTGTCGCCCGACGCGGTGGTCGCCGCCGCCCGCCACCTGCTGCCGTCTCCGGTGCCGCATGAGGTTTCGCCCGTTGCGCTGCTGCGTGCGCCGCAATCGATTCCGCAGCCGAGTCCGCAAGCCAGCCCGCGTAAAACCGCATCGACCGGCCGCGAGGCCAGCAATGTGCGCCCGATCCACTCCAGGAGCCGATAA
- a CDS encoding carbamoyltransferase, translating into MPLSATRYTLGINAAFHDSAACLIRDGEVIAAAEEERFTHIKHGKRPVPFSAWELPYHAIDYCLETADIEMRDVQDVAYAYDPWLQVSRGGIAGIDMRSEFADPAHNAFMQLPLMPSAHARPTGDGSPWDPLFLSYVVNAPRQLADGAPHHLQKRFRGLRHDGPYAWRYVEHHLAHEASAFLAAPFERCAVLTMDGRGEIATTSYGVFDGNRYQRIKQIDLPNSLGLLYERITRHLGFLHSSDEYKVMALASFGQPAFMREMQALARYAGNGSYIVPERDLTELLGPARQRGWPLEQRHFDIARSLQDTLESVVLDMTAWLSQETGERCLAMAGGVALNCVMNARVRDDGPFDQVWVQPAAGDAGTALGAALWVDFEQRGRRGDWRMEHAYLGPSYSEAAIHAFLDEAKLRYRRMDDVPRETAALLAQNRVIGWFQGRMEFGPRALGARSILASPLDPGMQQRLNQIKDREDFRPVAPVVLEEKAHEWFRTRQAGQSAQGASLYAPFMLFVYGIVPGQETRIPAVCHVDGTARVQTVNASQNPMYHALLTEFEALTGVPVLVNTSFNTRGEPIVCSPRDAIECFWASPLDALVIGPFLLEKSQ; encoded by the coding sequence ATGCCGCTGTCCGCAACACGTTACACGCTGGGCATCAACGCCGCCTTTCACGACAGCGCCGCTTGCCTGATCCGCGACGGCGAAGTCATTGCCGCGGCAGAAGAAGAACGCTTCACCCATATCAAGCATGGGAAGCGGCCGGTGCCGTTTTCGGCGTGGGAATTGCCGTATCACGCCATCGACTATTGCCTGGAAACCGCCGACATCGAGATGCGGGACGTCCAGGACGTGGCTTACGCCTACGATCCGTGGCTGCAAGTCTCGCGTGGCGGCATTGCCGGCATCGACATGCGCAGCGAGTTCGCCGACCCGGCGCACAACGCCTTCATGCAATTGCCGCTCATGCCGTCTGCGCACGCACGGCCCACGGGCGACGGGTCGCCGTGGGACCCGCTGTTTCTGTCGTACGTTGTCAACGCGCCGCGCCAGCTCGCCGACGGTGCGCCGCATCATTTGCAAAAGCGCTTTCGCGGACTGCGTCACGACGGCCCGTATGCGTGGCGCTACGTCGAACACCATCTCGCACACGAGGCGAGCGCGTTTCTCGCCGCACCGTTCGAGCGCTGCGCGGTGCTCACGATGGACGGTCGCGGCGAGATCGCCACGACCAGCTATGGCGTGTTCGACGGTAACCGGTATCAGCGCATCAAACAGATCGACCTGCCGAACTCGCTTGGCCTGCTCTACGAGCGGATCACCCGGCATCTCGGCTTTTTGCATTCGTCGGACGAGTACAAAGTCATGGCGCTGGCGTCGTTCGGTCAGCCTGCGTTCATGCGGGAGATGCAAGCCCTCGCGCGGTATGCAGGCAATGGCAGCTATATCGTCCCGGAACGCGATCTGACCGAACTGCTGGGGCCGGCGCGGCAGCGCGGCTGGCCACTGGAGCAGCGCCATTTCGATATCGCACGATCCTTGCAGGACACGCTCGAATCCGTCGTTCTCGACATGACGGCATGGCTTTCGCAGGAGACCGGCGAGCGTTGTCTGGCGATGGCCGGCGGCGTGGCGCTCAATTGTGTGATGAATGCCCGGGTGCGCGATGACGGCCCGTTCGACCAGGTCTGGGTGCAGCCGGCCGCAGGCGACGCGGGCACAGCACTGGGCGCGGCCCTGTGGGTGGATTTCGAGCAACGCGGCCGCCGCGGCGACTGGCGCATGGAGCACGCCTATCTCGGGCCCTCCTACAGCGAAGCGGCCATCCATGCGTTCCTCGACGAGGCGAAGCTCCGCTATCGCCGCATGGATGACGTGCCGCGCGAGACGGCCGCGCTGCTCGCGCAAAATCGGGTGATCGGCTGGTTCCAGGGGCGCATGGAGTTCGGCCCCCGGGCTCTGGGCGCGCGCTCGATTCTGGCCTCGCCACTGGACCCGGGCATGCAGCAGCGCCTGAACCAGATCAAGGATCGCGAGGACTTCCGGCCCGTCGCGCCCGTGGTTCTCGAAGAGAAGGCGCATGAGTGGTTCCGCACACGCCAGGCGGGGCAGAGCGCACAGGGCGCATCGCTGTACGCGCCGTTCATGCTTTTCGTCTATGGCATCGTGCCCGGACAGGAGACGCGCATCCCTGCCGTCTGTCACGTGGACGGCACCGCGCGCGTGCAGACGGTAAACGCCTCGCAAAACCCCATGTATCACGCGTTGCTCACCGAGTTCGAAGCGCTGACCGGCGTGCCGGTGCTCGTGAACACATCGTTCAACACGCGCGGCGAACCCATCGTCTGTTCACCGCGGGACGCCATCGAGTGCTTCTGGGCGTCGCCGCTCGACGCCCTTGTCATCGGTCCGTTTCTGCTGGAGAAATCGCAATGA
- a CDS encoding asparaginase, with product MQTMALAALTLSAGSYAVIATAADAGTAKPRILVLATGGTIASTGDARSAIGYNAGGVTGEQLMASVPGLDKLANIKAEQISNIGSQDMNSKVWYQLAARIKQAFDRNEADGVVITHGTDTMEETAFFLDNVLATRQPVVLVGSMRPSTAVSADGPGNLYEAVEVAASAQSGNRGVLIVMNDTIHGPRWVTKTHTTSVQTFGNPNGGPLGYVDPASVRYLTPAPAARKPPLSVPNGGLPRVDIVYAHADMDATQIDDALRHNAKGIVLAGVGDGNASKAALDALASAAKQGVVVVRSSRVGSGFVNRNVEVSDDKTGFVVSYDLNPQKARVLTQLLIGNGVNSADKVQKAFDATY from the coding sequence ATGCAAACGATGGCACTGGCCGCACTCACTCTGAGCGCCGGCAGTTATGCCGTCATCGCGACAGCAGCAGATGCCGGCACGGCCAAGCCGCGCATTCTGGTGCTGGCGACGGGCGGCACCATCGCCAGCACCGGAGACGCCCGCTCGGCGATCGGATACAACGCCGGCGGCGTGACCGGCGAGCAACTCATGGCCAGCGTTCCCGGACTGGACAAACTGGCGAACATCAAGGCCGAGCAGATCTCGAACATCGGCTCGCAGGACATGAACAGCAAGGTCTGGTACCAGTTGGCGGCCCGAATCAAGCAGGCCTTCGATCGTAACGAGGCCGATGGCGTCGTGATTACGCACGGCACCGACACGATGGAGGAGACCGCCTTCTTCCTCGATAACGTACTCGCCACCCGTCAACCGGTTGTGCTCGTCGGGTCGATGCGCCCGAGCACGGCGGTGAGTGCCGACGGCCCCGGCAACCTCTATGAAGCCGTGGAAGTCGCAGCCAGCGCGCAATCCGGCAATCGCGGCGTGCTGATCGTCATGAACGATACGATCCACGGGCCGCGCTGGGTGACCAAGACCCACACGACCTCGGTACAGACGTTCGGCAATCCCAACGGCGGACCGCTCGGCTATGTCGATCCCGCGTCGGTGCGTTATCTGACGCCAGCGCCCGCGGCGCGCAAACCGCCGCTGAGCGTGCCGAATGGCGGATTGCCACGCGTCGACATCGTTTACGCGCATGCCGACATGGACGCCACGCAAATCGACGACGCGTTGCGGCACAACGCGAAGGGCATCGTGCTCGCGGGTGTGGGCGACGGCAACGCATCCAAGGCTGCGCTCGATGCGCTGGCGTCCGCGGCGAAGCAGGGCGTCGTCGTGGTCCGGTCGTCTCGGGTCGGTAGCGGTTTCGTGAACCGCAACGTCGAAGTCTCCGACGACAAGACCGGGTTCGTGGTGTCCTACGATCTGAATCCGCAGAAAGCGCGCGTACTCACCCAACTGCTGATCGGCAACGGCGTCAACTCGGCGGACAAGGTGCAGAAGGCGTTCGACGCCACGTATTGA
- a CDS encoding SDR family oxidoreductase, protein MSAKDIRDASLAPERSERAELPLRGKNVLVTGGARGLGAAICENLASAGARVTLADVDRASASTTCETLAARGLDVACQCFDVRHEASVTEAVHDARARMGGLDIIVNNAGIDITAPVDEVSPNAWHDVLMTNLFGPYLMCHAAVPMMRASGGGHIVNVASTAAKRAWPNASAYHATKWGLLGLSHALHAELRDAGIKVSAIVAGGMRTPFLLDRFPDIDESTLQPPQNVANTVRFVLTQPEGTVIPEVMVLPMRETSWP, encoded by the coding sequence ATGTCAGCAAAGGATATCCGCGATGCCAGTCTCGCCCCCGAACGATCCGAACGCGCCGAGCTACCGCTACGCGGAAAAAACGTGCTCGTGACGGGCGGCGCACGAGGACTGGGCGCAGCGATCTGTGAAAACCTCGCCAGCGCAGGGGCACGCGTCACGCTGGCCGACGTCGATCGCGCGAGCGCCTCGACGACCTGCGAGACGCTCGCCGCCCGCGGGCTCGACGTCGCATGCCAATGCTTCGACGTACGCCATGAGGCTTCCGTCACCGAAGCCGTTCACGACGCGCGTGCCCGCATGGGCGGCCTGGACATCATCGTCAACAACGCGGGCATCGACATCACCGCGCCGGTCGACGAGGTCAGCCCCAACGCATGGCACGACGTGCTCATGACCAATCTCTTCGGCCCGTATCTCATGTGCCATGCGGCGGTGCCGATGATGCGTGCGAGCGGCGGCGGACATATCGTCAATGTCGCCTCGACCGCCGCCAAACGCGCGTGGCCCAACGCTTCGGCATATCACGCCACGAAGTGGGGCTTGCTCGGCCTGTCGCATGCACTGCACGCGGAGTTGCGCGACGCAGGCATCAAGGTGTCCGCCATCGTCGCGGGGGGAATGCGTACGCCGTTCCTGCTCGACCGCTTCCCGGACATCGACGAATCGACGCTGCAACCGCCGCAGAACGTCGCCAACACGGTGAGGTTCGTTCTGACCCAACCGGAAGGCACGGTCATCCCGGAGGTGATGGTGCTGCCGATGCGCGAGACATCATGGCCATGA
- a CDS encoding FAD-dependent oxidoreductase, which yields MSRRSRRKPHINQNFKISRQFWAHQVRKGVLGNPREFINSTPHMNLVLGEENREFIRKRVEALKTSPLFAGMEMTTDPAKIAEGIPIMMEGRKADEVVTATRSPLGTDVDLGEITRQFYEHLTTKSGVKVTTGYEVRSITRNEDGTWRVSTCDMINGSRIQTVDARHVFIGAGGAALTLLQLSGIPEAKPYGGFPVGGEFLVTENPDREEKMAAQWATTAETLQLAIAPPSLEGVVPGTAPMTNPGVVKKVPDMAL from the coding sequence ATGTCGCGAAGATCGCGCCGGAAACCGCACATCAACCAAAATTTCAAGATCTCCCGCCAGTTCTGGGCCCATCAGGTGCGCAAGGGCGTTCTGGGCAATCCGCGCGAATTCATCAATTCGACGCCGCACATGAATCTCGTGTTAGGGGAAGAGAACCGGGAGTTCATCCGCAAGCGTGTGGAGGCACTGAAGACTTCGCCGCTGTTCGCCGGTATGGAAATGACGACCGATCCGGCCAAGATCGCCGAGGGGATTCCGATCATGATGGAAGGCCGCAAGGCCGACGAGGTGGTCACGGCCACGCGCTCGCCGCTCGGCACCGACGTGGATCTCGGCGAGATTACCCGCCAGTTCTATGAGCATCTCACGACGAAGTCGGGTGTCAAGGTCACGACCGGATACGAAGTGCGTTCGATCACACGTAACGAAGACGGCACATGGCGTGTGTCGACGTGCGACATGATCAACGGTTCCAGGATTCAGACGGTGGATGCGCGCCACGTTTTCATCGGTGCAGGGGGCGCCGCCTTGACGTTGCTTCAGCTCTCGGGCATTCCCGAGGCGAAGCCGTACGGCGGTTTCCCGGTCGGCGGCGAGTTTCTCGTCACCGAAAATCCGGACCGCGAGGAAAAGATGGCGGCGCAATGGGCGACGACGGCCGAGACCCTGCAACTGGCCATCGCCCCGCCGAGCCTGGAGGGTGTGGTCCCGGGCACGGCACCGATGACGAACCCCGGCGTGGTGAAGAAAGTCCCGGATATGGCGCTGTAA
- a CDS encoding ATP-binding cassette domain-containing protein codes for MMRLESGNVRWRIATYLWQAVRAHGRRVVIALSLLVAAKLASVSVPVLLKRIVDELGAPTVAMLPVFLILGYAVVRFLSNAFNEVRDVVFSEVTQRTVADLTVNTFSHLHRLGARFHSQRETGAVIRDMEKGTAAVGFLLGVSLFAIVPTLFEIGLILVIIVRNYGGGFLTIIAATFLSYAVWTAYATRRRMRMQMQVNALEAVQSSRIVDSLLNADTVKYFARESFETERLRGVAHDWTKAGIANQSALSALHIGQSACIGAGIAAVMLLAGQHVMTRAMTIGDLVLINAYIIQVSLPLNALGFVFRETNDAITNIERLFALLFAKGRDDEDDDAPGAHALKIEGGAIEFSGVDFSYEPGRQLLHDVSFRVGSGQTVAIVGGSGSGKSTLARLLFRLYQPDAGSVRIDGQDLRDVTQHSLRDAIGIVPQDTILFNETLAYNIAYGRPGATRADVVKAARSAQLAPFIEALPDAYETKVGERGMRLSGGERQRIAIARALLKRPPIIVFDEATSALDTRTERAIQDEMMQLAEHRTSLLIAHRLSTVVGADWILVMERGRIVEQGRHDDLLARGSVYAQMWQLQEQQRALEQIERHIVMQAVPLVPLVEGVLDALRESIEARGTQVNREMATDNPVVTADAPSLHHVLWDLCRFGVEATGQGGRLDVRVRHDATDAMVDIASPLFDAPELSLLDFASIQASLEQHGAYITRTQDDAGVALRISVPLRADDTDVLTDVRPSLTPSGTDDVHAASAPTTQHPCEPHRL; via the coding sequence ATGATGAGGCTCGAGTCAGGCAATGTGAGATGGAGAATCGCGACTTATCTGTGGCAGGCCGTACGTGCGCACGGAAGGCGCGTGGTCATCGCGCTGAGCCTGCTCGTCGCGGCGAAACTGGCCTCGGTGTCGGTCCCGGTGCTGCTCAAGCGCATCGTGGACGAACTCGGCGCGCCGACCGTGGCCATGCTTCCCGTGTTCCTGATCCTCGGTTATGCGGTGGTGCGCTTCTTGTCGAATGCCTTCAACGAAGTCCGGGACGTCGTCTTCTCCGAAGTCACGCAACGCACGGTCGCCGACCTCACCGTCAATACCTTCTCGCATCTGCATCGGCTGGGGGCGCGTTTTCATTCGCAGCGCGAAACCGGCGCCGTGATCCGCGACATGGAGAAGGGGACGGCCGCCGTCGGGTTCCTGCTCGGGGTATCGCTGTTTGCCATCGTCCCCACGCTGTTCGAGATCGGGTTGATTCTGGTCATCATCGTGCGCAACTACGGCGGCGGTTTCCTCACCATCATCGCCGCGACGTTCCTGTCGTACGCCGTGTGGACCGCGTATGCGACGCGCCGCCGGATGCGCATGCAGATGCAGGTCAACGCCCTTGAAGCGGTCCAAAGCAGCCGCATCGTGGACAGCCTGCTCAACGCCGATACCGTCAAGTACTTCGCCCGGGAGTCGTTCGAGACCGAACGGCTTCGCGGTGTCGCGCACGACTGGACGAAAGCCGGTATCGCCAACCAGTCCGCGCTCTCCGCGCTGCATATCGGGCAGAGCGCCTGCATCGGCGCGGGCATCGCCGCCGTGATGCTGCTCGCGGGGCAGCACGTCATGACCCGCGCCATGACGATCGGCGATCTCGTGCTCATCAACGCGTACATCATCCAGGTCAGTCTGCCGCTCAACGCACTGGGCTTCGTATTTCGGGAGACCAACGACGCCATCACGAATATCGAACGCCTTTTCGCATTGCTGTTTGCAAAAGGACGAGACGACGAGGACGACGACGCGCCCGGCGCCCATGCGCTGAAGATCGAAGGCGGCGCCATCGAGTTCTCGGGCGTCGACTTCAGCTACGAGCCCGGCCGCCAGTTGTTGCATGACGTCTCGTTTCGCGTGGGCAGCGGCCAGACAGTCGCCATCGTGGGCGGCAGCGGCTCGGGAAAATCCACGCTGGCGCGTCTGCTCTTCCGGCTATATCAGCCAGACGCCGGCTCGGTTCGTATCGACGGTCAGGACTTGCGCGACGTTACGCAGCACAGCCTGCGCGACGCCATCGGCATCGTGCCGCAGGACACCATACTGTTCAACGAGACGCTCGCCTACAACATCGCCTATGGGCGCCCCGGTGCCACACGCGCCGACGTCGTCAAGGCCGCCCGCAGCGCCCAGCTCGCGCCATTCATCGAGGCGCTCCCGGACGCTTACGAGACGAAAGTCGGCGAGCGCGGCATGCGGCTGTCAGGGGGCGAGCGCCAGCGCATCGCCATTGCCCGCGCGCTGCTCAAACGTCCGCCGATCATTGTATTCGACGAGGCGACCTCCGCGCTCGACACCCGTACCGAACGCGCGATTCAGGACGAAATGATGCAACTCGCAGAGCACCGCACGAGTCTGCTGATCGCGCACCGCCTGTCCACGGTCGTGGGCGCCGACTGGATTCTCGTAATGGAGCGCGGGCGCATCGTCGAACAGGGCCGGCACGATGACCTGCTCGCGCGCGGCAGCGTCTACGCGCAGATGTGGCAACTCCAGGAGCAGCAGCGCGCGCTCGAACAGATCGAGCGTCATATCGTCATGCAGGCCGTGCCATTGGTGCCGCTGGTCGAGGGCGTGCTCGACGCCTTGCGCGAGTCGATCGAGGCGCGCGGCACCCAGGTCAACCGGGAGATGGCGACGGACAACCCGGTCGTTACCGCGGACGCGCCGAGCCTGCATCATGTCCTGTGGGACTTGTGCCGGTTCGGGGTGGAAGCGACGGGGCAAGGCGGTCGCCTCGATGTGCGCGTGCGACACGACGCCACCGACGCGATGGTCGACATCGCCAGCCCGCTATTCGATGCGCCGGAACTTTCGCTGCTCGACTTTGCCTCGATTCAGGCGAGCCTCGAACAGCATGGCGCATATATCACCCGCACACAGGACGACGCCGGTGTCGCGCTGCGCATCTCGGTGCCGCTGCGTGCCGACGATACGGATGTCCTTACTGACGTCCGTCCCAGCCTCACGCCGTCTGGCACTGACGACGTCCATGCGGCGAGTGCCCCAACGACGCAACATCCCTGCGAACCTCACCGGCTCTGA
- a CDS encoding D-glycero-alpha-D-manno-heptose-1,7-bisphosphate 7-phosphatase — translation MIGGALAMDGAILIDKDGTLIDDEPFNVDAGRIRLAPGAQQALRDFASLGWPVAVVSNQPGVAFGYFAESSLSNVRDYLSRALAYYGVDFAGFFYCPHHPQAREAAYRIVCACRKPAPGLLEAAARHIGVPLSACWMIGDILDDVEAGNVAGCRTILVDCGNETMWRGGAHRTPDHTVGTVDAAARLVLSQVRETGRTGRPTFGTPS, via the coding sequence ATGATCGGCGGGGCGCTCGCCATGGACGGCGCGATTCTCATCGACAAGGACGGGACATTGATCGACGACGAGCCGTTCAACGTCGATGCCGGCCGGATCCGGCTTGCGCCCGGTGCGCAGCAGGCGCTGCGCGACTTCGCGTCGCTCGGATGGCCGGTCGCGGTCGTCTCCAATCAGCCGGGGGTGGCATTCGGCTATTTCGCCGAGTCGTCGCTGAGCAACGTGCGCGATTATCTCTCGCGGGCGTTGGCGTATTACGGCGTGGATTTCGCCGGATTCTTCTACTGCCCGCATCATCCCCAGGCACGCGAGGCGGCGTATCGCATCGTCTGCGCGTGTCGCAAACCCGCCCCCGGCCTGCTGGAGGCGGCCGCGCGTCATATCGGCGTGCCGTTGTCGGCGTGCTGGATGATCGGTGACATTCTCGACGACGTCGAAGCGGGCAACGTCGCCGGATGCCGGACGATCCTCGTGGACTGCGGTAACGAAACGATGTGGCGCGGCGGCGCGCACCGAACGCCGGATCACACCGTGGGAACTGTCGATGCCGCTGCTCGGCTCGTCCTGTCCCAGGTTCGCGAAACGGGGCGAACGGGGCGGCCGACCTTCGGGACACCATCATGA
- the galE gene encoding UDP-glucose 4-epimerase GalE, which yields MRRETVLVTGGTGYIGSHTCVALLDSGFDVVIADNLVNSRKAVVGRIAGICGRTPSFIEADICSPGVLDRIFTTFDISSVIHFAALKAVGESVARPVDYYCNNVGGVLALIHAMQAHHVRRLVFSSSAAVYGNPERVPVDESCALCAASPYGQTKLVAETMLRDTAHADPTWRIAVLRYFNPVGAHESGRIGEDTVGAPNNLMPWVTRVALGRAPRLKVYGNDWDTVDGTGMRDYVHVMDIAQGHVMALDALQRLGHGFTVNLGAGRGYTVLQLIRAFEASCAQRVPYELMPRREGDVACCYAATSRARELLGWEASRSLERMCIDHWRWQVRNPNGYG from the coding sequence ATGCGTCGAGAAACCGTTCTCGTGACGGGTGGCACCGGCTATATCGGCTCACACACGTGTGTTGCGCTGCTCGACAGCGGCTTCGACGTGGTGATCGCGGACAACCTCGTCAACAGCCGAAAGGCCGTCGTCGGGAGGATTGCCGGCATTTGCGGGCGCACGCCCTCGTTCATCGAAGCGGACATTTGCTCGCCAGGCGTTCTCGACCGGATTTTCACGACATTCGACATCTCGTCGGTCATTCATTTCGCGGCGCTCAAGGCCGTGGGCGAATCCGTGGCGCGTCCCGTCGATTACTACTGCAACAATGTGGGCGGCGTTCTGGCGTTGATTCATGCGATGCAAGCGCATCATGTCAGGCGTCTGGTCTTCAGTTCCTCGGCAGCCGTGTACGGCAATCCCGAACGGGTGCCCGTCGACGAGTCATGTGCGCTGTGCGCGGCAAGTCCCTATGGGCAGACGAAACTGGTCGCCGAAACCATGTTGCGCGACACCGCTCATGCCGATCCGACATGGCGCATTGCGGTGCTCAGATATTTCAATCCGGTGGGCGCCCACGAAAGCGGACGCATTGGCGAGGACACGGTTGGCGCACCGAACAACCTGATGCCGTGGGTGACGCGCGTCGCGCTTGGGCGCGCCCCCAGACTGAAGGTGTACGGCAACGATTGGGACACGGTGGATGGGACCGGCATGCGCGACTACGTCCACGTCATGGACATCGCGCAAGGCCACGTGATGGCGCTCGACGCGTTGCAGCGTCTCGGTCACGGCTTTACGGTCAATCTGGGAGCGGGTCGCGGTTACACGGTCTTGCAGTTGATCCGCGCCTTCGAGGCGAGTTGCGCGCAGCGCGTGCCTTACGAACTCATGCCGCGGCGCGAAGGCGACGTCGCCTGCTGTTATGCGGCGACGTCGCGCGCGCGCGAATTGCTCGGGTGGGAGGCCAGCCGGAGCCTGGAGCGCATGTGCATCGATCACTGGCGCTGGCAGGTTCGCAACCCGAACGGCTATGGATAG
- a CDS encoding glycosyltransferase family 2 protein, whose translation MTEDRGSTDVAPVVSVVVPTWRRPDLLHRCLTALCAQQFDAEAFEIIVADDGPDDATREVVARCQALTAGAPRIAYLPVTATQGPAAARNAGWRCARAPVVAFTDDDTIPDPLWLRGGCAALLREPDAVAVAGEIDMPISDPPTDYERDASGLAHAEFATANCFVRRHALDAVGGFDERFTRAWREDADLMFALRSVGPISFARGAKVVHPVRPAHWGVSIGQQSKVFFDALLYKKYPALYRRHIRPSPPWLYYTAGVALLAAVVLLACAQYAAAIVALTVWAASTAMFCARRLRHTARTPAHVAEMIWTSIAIPPVSLYWRVRGGLHFRVLFL comes from the coding sequence ATGACGGAGGATCGCGGTTCAACCGATGTCGCACCGGTCGTCTCCGTCGTGGTGCCCACGTGGCGGCGACCGGATCTGCTGCATCGATGCCTGACGGCGCTGTGCGCTCAGCAATTCGACGCCGAGGCCTTTGAAATCATCGTCGCGGACGACGGGCCGGACGATGCCACTCGCGAAGTCGTAGCAAGGTGTCAGGCGCTGACGGCCGGCGCGCCCCGGATCGCTTACCTGCCGGTCACCGCGACGCAAGGGCCGGCCGCTGCGCGCAATGCCGGGTGGCGCTGCGCCCGGGCACCGGTCGTGGCATTCACCGACGACGACACGATTCCTGACCCTCTCTGGTTGCGCGGCGGCTGTGCGGCGCTACTTCGCGAACCTGACGCCGTCGCCGTCGCGGGTGAGATCGACATGCCCATTTCGGACCCGCCAACGGATTACGAGCGAGATGCCAGCGGGCTTGCGCATGCCGAATTCGCCACCGCGAACTGTTTCGTACGTCGACATGCGCTCGACGCGGTGGGCGGTTTCGACGAACGGTTCACCCGTGCATGGCGCGAAGACGCCGATCTCATGTTTGCACTGCGCTCGGTCGGCCCCATTTCGTTCGCCCGGGGGGCGAAGGTCGTGCACCCGGTGCGCCCGGCGCATTGGGGCGTGAGCATCGGCCAGCAATCGAAAGTATTCTTCGATGCGTTGCTTTACAAGAAGTATCCGGCGCTATACCGGCGCCATATCCGGCCTTCGCCGCCGTGGCTGTATTACACCGCCGGTGTGGCACTTTTGGCTGCCGTCGTGCTACTCGCCTGCGCGCAGTACGCCGCGGCCATCGTGGCGCTCACGGTCTGGGCCGCGTCCACCGCAATGTTCTGTGCCAGACGACTCCGGCATACCGCGCGCACGCCTGCACACGTCGCCGAGATGATCTGGACTTCAATCGCCATTCCGCCGGTGTCGTTGTACTGGCGCGTGCGGGGCGGTCTTCATTTCAGGGTGCTATTCCTATGA